From Camelus dromedarius isolate mCamDro1 chromosome X, mCamDro1.pat, whole genome shotgun sequence, one genomic window encodes:
- the TMEM31 gene encoding transmembrane protein 31, with the protein MPPCGMMPTISSVCPGLRASGDTGLSVKNRRALLRLKTDFSNWNSRAQGDHFTVGEMGLADKSEGEEQLMPNNSDEPNEDQGEEIQQPEERIPAGQRTQRAGTRPSRCRLPSRRTPATSANGAVSRLGVLPWPIQWVASPYQLPAVLQFYPEFLLVFKEAFHDMSHCLRAYAKEIGLPTILLSALSTLHFYLPFLPPLLFLSFFLPSGLLLLLIILFILLLILFFQ; encoded by the exons ATGCCCCCTTGTGGGATGATGCCAACTATCTCctcagtttgcccaggactgagggCTTCCGGAGACACTGGACTTTCAGTAAAAAATAGA AGGGCTCTTCTCAGACTGAAAACTGACTTCTCTAACTGGAACAGCAGGGCCCAGG GTGATCACTTTACTGTAGGAGAAATGGGGTTAGCAGACAAGAGTGAGGGAGAAGAACAGCTCATGCCCAACAACTCTGATGAACCCAATGAAGATCAAGGCGAAGAAATCCAACAGCCAGAAGAG CGTATTCCAGCAGGGCAGCGAACACAAAGAGCAGGCACACGGCCATCCAGATGTCGATTGCCTTCACGTAGGACACCTGCAACATCCGCCAATGGAGCAGTCAGCCGCCTTGGAGTCCTCCCATGGCCCATCCAGTGGGTTGCCAGCCCATATCAACTGCCTGCTGTTCTTCAGTTTTATCCTGAATTTCTTCTGGTTTTTAAAGAAGCTTTTCATGATATGTCCCATTGTCTGAGGGCCTATGCCAAAGAGATCGGGCTACCCACCATCCTTCTCTCTGCACTCTCCACCCTCCACTTCTATCTGCCTTTCCTCCCtccacttcttttcctttctttcttccttccttcaggacttctgcttctgcttattattcttttcattcttcttctgattcttttctttcagtaa
- the GLRA4 gene encoding glycine receptor subunit alpha-4 — translation MTTLVPATLSFLLLWTLPGQVLLRVALAKEEVKSGTKGSQPMSPSDFLDKLMGRTSGYDARIRPNFKGPPVNVTCNIFINSFGSVTETTMDYRVNVFLRQQWNDPRLAYREYPDDSLDLDPSMLDSIWKPDLFFANEKGANFHEVTTDNKLLRIFKNGNVLYSIRLTLILSCPMDLKNFPMDIQTCTMQLESFGYTMNDLVFEWLEDAPAVQVAEGLTLPQFILRDEKDLGYCTKHYNTGKFTCIEVKFHLERQMGYYLIQMYIPSLLIVILSWVSFWINMDAAPARVGLGITTVLTMTTQSSGSRASLPKVKRHARELAFCRAPHFPFIPFPPAPYSPWI, via the exons ATGACCACTCTCGTTCCAgccaccctctccttccttctcctctggaCTCTGCCGGGGCAGGTCCTCCTCAG GGTGGCTTTGGCAAAAGAGGAAGTCAAATCTGGAACCAAGGGGTCCCAGCCCATGTCCCCCTCGGATTTTCTGGACAAGCTTATGGGGCGGACATCTGGATATGATGCCCGGATTCGGCCCAATTTTAAAG gcccacctgtgaatgtgacctgcAACATCTTCATCAACAGTTTTGGCTCCGTCACCGAGACGACCATG GACTACCGGGTGAACGTCTTCCTGCGACAGCAGTGGAATGACCCCCGCCTGGCCTACCGAGAATATCCTGATGACTCACTAGACCTCGATCCCTCCATGCTGGACTCGATTTGGAAGCCAGACCTGTTCTTTGCCAACGAGAAAGGGGCCAATTTCCACGAGGTGACCACGGACAACAAGTTACTGCGCATCTTCAAGAATGGGAACGTGCTCTACAGTATCAG GCTGACCCTCATTTTGTCCTGCCCGATGGACCTCAAGAACTTCCCTATGGACATCCAGACCTGCACAATGCAGCTGGAGAGCT TTGGCTACACCATGAATGACCTCGTGTTTGAATGGCTGGAAGATGCTCCTGCTGTCCAAGTGGCTGAAGGGCTGACGCTGCCCCAGTTTATCCTACGGGATGAGAAGGATCTAGGCTATTGTACCAAGCACTACAACACAG GGAAATTCACCTGCATCGAGGTAAAGTTTCACCTGGAACGACAGATGGGCTACTATCTGATTCAGATGTATATCCCCAGCCTACTCATCGTCATCCTGTCCTGGGTCTCCTTCTGGATCAACATGGATGCGGCCCCTGCCCGGGTGGGCCTAGGCATCACCACCGTGCTCACCATGACAACTCAGAGCTCTGGCTCCCGGGCCTCTTTGCCTAAGGTGAAGAGACATGCAAGGGAACTTGCTTTCTGTAGAGCTCCCCATTTCCCATTCATCCCGTTCCCTCCTGCTCCCTATTCTCCTTGGATTTAA